From the genome of Methanoregula boonei 6A8:
ATTAACTCTGTCTCGGCACCGTGGCCGGTGACATTCATGCGTGTCATTGCCGAAATGCCGGTCTTTTCCAGTGCATCGATCACTCTTTGTGAATATTCGGGCCGGATTATGGCCCAGATCATCTTCATGGGGTCATCATGCCTCCCTTAAACGGTCCGGCCGGTTATCCTTTCCCCAGAAGTGAGCGCCAGGAGAACGGGGACGCAGCCTGTTTTCCAACAACATCGATACGGAACATGATCGCCGTGATATTATCCGGGGCTCCCCCGGACAGGGCAAACCTGACCAGTTTTTCACATTCCCGGCTGATATCGGGCCCCTCAAGTGCGGCCCGGATCTCTTCTTCTTTTAATTCTGACCATAACCCGTCGCTGCAGAGCAGATAGGTATCACCCGGCATTGCCTGCTGCCGGAATACATCGGTCTTTAAGAACGGATCACCCCCGACAGAACGGGTGAGCTGGTGCCGGCCCGGGTGCTCTGCGGCCTGTTCTGCGGAGATCAGGTGGAGCTGGAGCATGTCGCTTGCCAGGGTATGGTCCCGGCTCAGCACGTTTACCTGTCCCTCCCGCATGCGGTAGAGCCGGCAGTCGCCTACGTGGCCGCAGACAAGCGAATCGTTTTCCAACACAACAAGGGTGATCGTTGTCTGCATCTTCTGGAAGAGTTCCGGGTCGGTCTGGGCAACACAGAAAATTTTCTGGTTTGCTTTCTGGATTGCACGTTCTATGGTGCGCTCTGCATTCCCGCCGTGCCACGAGTGGATCTCCTCTTTTATGGCCTTGATTGCCATCCTGCTTGCAACCGCACCGCCCCGGTGCCCTCCAAGGCCGTCGGCCACGACAAAGACATACCGTGAGGCCGACTCGGTGCCGGTTGTTCCTTCGACTACATGGGTAACCCAGTGCGCATCCTCGTTCTGCGATCGCGTCAGGCCCTGATGGGTGATAGCCCTCCAGGTAACGATTACACCGACAAGATGGTTCGGTACTTTTCCTGCAGGTTCAGTTGTGCCAGTCTCTCCCAAAATGCCCGCCGCCTTTAACGATAAAAAGGTAAGAATGCCGGGATCCGCAGGGCTGCTGCGGAACGATTCATTCCCGGATCCACTTTTCCTTTGTCTGCCTCCCGGCTGTTCCTGTGCTGTTCATCATACTCTCCGAAAGATTAGGCGTCGTCAACTTCCAGCCCTTTTGCCTGGGGCAGGTTCCCGGTCATAATGGGGCGTTGCTGTTTTTTCGTGTTGGAGATAAACCAGATTACGCCGGCAACCAGCCAGACTATAACCATGGCGATTGCAATGAGAGCGTCGGTTGCGGAGCTGCCACCGGCACTGATCCCAAGCCAGACTATTGCGGCAAGCATGACGAAGTTTGCCAAAAATCCGAGCAGCGGTACTATCCGGTGTTTGAGGAGGTTTGCATCCGGACGGTGGAAGAATGCCCAGAGTGCAATAAGATTTGTCAGGCCGTACAGGAGGAATGTCCCGGTATTGGATGCAAGCGTGATCTGGGTCAGGTTATCCACATTGAGGACACCGTATGCCCCAAGGGCTGCAGATACCCCGACAAGGATCCAGATGCCATAGTGCGGTGTGTCATATGTTCCGTGAAGGATCCCAAGCAGGGTGGGCATCTCTTTGTCTTTGCCCATCGCGTACGTGATCCTGACCCCGGTGTTAAGGCAGGCAAGCGTTGTCCCGATCAGGGCAAGGACCACCGTTGCTGCCATGATTAACACCAGTGCAAAGCCGGTGCCTCCCAGCATCTGGTCGCCGATTACCCGGATCATATCTCCGATAGGGGCACCGGATGCGGCTGCAGCTGCATAGCCTGAGATCGCAGCCCCGGTGGGATCGGTCCCGGTCAGCTGGGGCCCGACGAAGTAGTTGGCAGCAAAGTACTCGAACAGGTAGGCGAATGCTCCCTGGATGATAAGCGAGAGCAGGATCGCTTTTTTAATATCCTGTTTTGGCCTGAGTGCTTCCGAGCCAAGCGATGTGACTGATTCAAAGCCGACCAGCAGCAGGATAGCGATGGTTGACTGGAAGAGCAGGTTTGTGAAGTTGTGCGGTATGAGGATTGTCGAAACGGACTGCGCATAGGCGAGGTTCGGGTGCGCCTGGCGGTACAGGAGGGCAAGGATCGAGAACGCGATCAGGGCCGCAAGCTGGATGGTGTTGATGATGATCGCAGTCATCGTTGACCCGGTGATGCCGCGGTACGCGATGTAGCCATTGAGGACCGCAAAGACGATGGCAACAAGGATCTGCTCCGGGATCGAGAGATTGATCCCAAAGAGGCCGAAGATGTACACGATCAGGATGGCAGAGAAGGCCACCATGATACCGGGATAAATCCAGTAATACAAGTGTGATATCCAGCCTACAAGGAATTTGACTATCCTTGCCCATTTACGATGTTCTGCTTTTTCTTTTTCAAGAAATGAGGCTTCCGCGTAGTAATAGGACGAACCGGAGCCGGCTTTTGGATAGATGTTTGCCAGTTCCGCGTACGATATGGCGGTTAAGAATGCAAGGACCAGTGCGGCCAAAAGGCCAGTCCACATCTCCCCGGCAGTTGTCACCCCGCCATTGGTCTGCGCTGCCTGCACCTGGAATGTAGTCCAAAGAAAAGCTCCCGGCGCAATAAGCGCCATGGCGTTGACCAAAAGCGAGGTCAGGTTCAGCGTGCGTTTCATGGTTCCGGTTTTAGGAACCGCAGTCTGGTTTGCTTCTGTTGATGATGTCATCCCCTATTCCCCCGGTAGTGAGGAGCCAGAATTTGAAAGTTAATCCACGTGGTGATGGTGTTTTCAGGAGGAGAGAGGATTATTGTCGCTACCCATCCGCGCTGATCTACCATGGAAAGTACCTTCCTTCCAAGTATAATAAAAGTTTCTATTTGCACATTTGCTTTTCCAATAAGTGGCAAATTTCAAACGCCGATGATGGATCACTATACTATCTACACTAAAAATCTTACTATTGTACACTTATCGCGAATTTGCCTCAGGAACTACGTATAAAAACCGGACTGACACAACATATCCTGTACGTGTATCCTTCAGGGTACCACTCACGATCCGGGAGAGACGATCAATGGTAAAAATACTGGCCTGGATCGCGGATCATCTTCTCTGGCTCGTGCTCATTATCGTTGCCGTTTCCCTGCTCGCTCCCGGCCCGGGCTCCGGCCTTTCGTGGGCTGTTGCGCCGGTCCTTGCCCTGATGGTTTTTCTTGTCAGCTTAACGATTGGTTTTGCGGATCTGCGCGAGGTTGCCCGGCAACCGCTCGTGATTGCGTGGAGCCTTGTCCTGCAGTTCGTGCTCATGGCCACATTTTCGCTGCTGCTGGGAAAGATCCTGTTTGCCGCACACCCTGCTCTTGGAGATGGCCAGCTCCTTCTCGGGGCGCTCCCTGCAGATATCTCTGCGCCCCTTATGGTCTCTCTTGTCGGGGGAAATACGGCCCTTGGGATGGGGATGCTCGTCTCTGCCATGGTGCTCGTGCCCTTTGTCCTGCCTGCGGCCCTGTCTTTCTTTGGGGGCATTACCTTCCCGGTTCCGACCGGGTATCTTGAGGCAGAACTTTTCGGGATCATCATTGTCCCCCTGATCGCCGGGATCCTCTTAAACCAGTATGCTGAAGGCATCCGGAGGAACCGCGATGCATGGCCCGGCTTTGCTGCTCTCTGCTACCTTGTCCTCCTGTTTGTGGTAATTTCCTCAAACGCCGGGTCTATAATTTCCCTTGGGAGTTTTGCGCTGGTGCTCATTCTTGCTGAACTCCTGCTCAACTTCTTTGGGTATGGCGTTGCATACCTGACAAAAAAGATCTTTTCGCTCTCCCGCGAAACCTTCTTTTGCCTCCTCTTTATTGCCGGTACAAAGGAGTTTGGGATTGCACCGGCTGCTGTGGATTCCATGGGACTGGACCGGGCACTGGTCATTCCCTCGGCATTCTATGCGGTTGTCCAGATGATCTCGTGCCCGGTCATGGTAATGGCAAAAGATTTCCTTGCACCGGAGAAAACCCCGGGATAACCGGTCAGTTGCCGGAAAAAACGATCAGCATCCGGACCTCATCCGTACATTCTTCTGGTGCCATTCTCCCGTTTGTCTCTCATCTTTTGCGTGCTTCAGCTTTTTTGGGCCGGGTTTTTCATCGCCTCATCCGGGAGCACCTTACAGGATCCTGATCCGGGAGGACCTGGCCCGGGTTTTTGCGGCGCGGGCATGTGCGGGCCCGGATCGCAGCGTTGTTTCGTTTTTTCCAGCCTCGTCGCAAGAATAACTTTTAAATTATGGGGGCCGTAACTTCTTTCCGTAATCCTTTTATATAGAAAAATGACACCCGGCTAATGTGCATGCTTTTTTTGCCAGAAAAGGCATCGCACGGTGCAGGTGTTTCCATTGGGGCGTCGTCAGCTCTTTGGTCGCTGATCAAAAAACAGATAAAACCAGCAGTAGTGATGTTTCTTTTACTCACGATTCTCGTGGGCATTGTTTACCCCCTGGTTGTCACAGGTATTGCTCAGGTGATCTTCCCCGTACAGGCAAACGGGGATCTCGTTGTAAAAGACGGGAACGTTGTCGGTTCTTCCCTTATAGGCCAGCCCTTTTCATCGCCGGACTATTTCTGGGGGAGGCTGTCGGCAACCACGCCGGTGCCGTATAATGCCGAAGCATCCGGCGGCTCCAATCTCGGCCCGCAGAACCCGGCGCTTATTATCGAGGTCCAGGGCCGGATCGATGCGCTCCATGCAGTCGATCCTGACAACACACAGCCCATCCCGGTTGATCTCGTAACCTCTTCGGGAAGCGGGCTCGACCCGGATATCAGCCCGGCTGCTGCCTATTACCAGGTGCCCCGGGTGGCGCGGGTACGCAACCTCTCCGAAGGGGATGTT
Proteins encoded in this window:
- a CDS encoding PP2C family protein-serine/threonine phosphatase gives rise to the protein MGETGTTEPAGKVPNHLVGVIVTWRAITHQGLTRSQNEDAHWVTHVVEGTTGTESASRYVFVVADGLGGHRGGAVASRMAIKAIKEEIHSWHGGNAERTIERAIQKANQKIFCVAQTDPELFQKMQTTITLVVLENDSLVCGHVGDCRLYRMREGQVNVLSRDHTLASDMLQLHLISAEQAAEHPGRHQLTRSVGGDPFLKTDVFRQQAMPGDTYLLCSDGLWSELKEEEIRAALEGPDISRECEKLVRFALSGGAPDNITAIMFRIDVVGKQAASPFSWRSLLGKG
- a CDS encoding APC family permease is translated as MTSSTEANQTAVPKTGTMKRTLNLTSLLVNAMALIAPGAFLWTTFQVQAAQTNGGVTTAGEMWTGLLAALVLAFLTAISYAELANIYPKAGSGSSYYYAEASFLEKEKAEHRKWARIVKFLVGWISHLYYWIYPGIMVAFSAILIVYIFGLFGINLSIPEQILVAIVFAVLNGYIAYRGITGSTMTAIIINTIQLAALIAFSILALLYRQAHPNLAYAQSVSTILIPHNFTNLLFQSTIAILLLVGFESVTSLGSEALRPKQDIKKAILLSLIIQGAFAYLFEYFAANYFVGPQLTGTDPTGAAISGYAAAAASGAPIGDMIRVIGDQMLGGTGFALVLIMAATVVLALIGTTLACLNTGVRITYAMGKDKEMPTLLGILHGTYDTPHYGIWILVGVSAALGAYGVLNVDNLTQITLASNTGTFLLYGLTNLIALWAFFHRPDANLLKHRIVPLLGFLANFVMLAAIVWLGISAGGSSATDALIAIAMVIVWLVAGVIWFISNTKKQQRPIMTGNLPQAKGLEVDDA
- a CDS encoding bile acid:sodium symporter family protein; translation: MVKILAWIADHLLWLVLIIVAVSLLAPGPGSGLSWAVAPVLALMVFLVSLTIGFADLREVARQPLVIAWSLVLQFVLMATFSLLLGKILFAAHPALGDGQLLLGALPADISAPLMVSLVGGNTALGMGMLVSAMVLVPFVLPAALSFFGGITFPVPTGYLEAELFGIIIVPLIAGILLNQYAEGIRRNRDAWPGFAALCYLVLLFVVISSNAGSIISLGSFALVLILAELLLNFFGYGVAYLTKKIFSLSRETFFCLLFIAGTKEFGIAPAAVDSMGLDRALVIPSAFYAVVQMISCPVMVMAKDFLAPEKTPG